CCGATTTCATGGTTTTGCAGTTCTTTAGCTCAACCCAGTGTAATGTCGTGGCTCTGACGTTCTGTGAAATTGAGTGGGCACGAAAAAGGCAGGGCTATGAATATGCTACGTGTCGGATTAGAAATCTTCATTGGACGTCTCCCGTCAGATTTATTTCCGATAAATCACATAAACTCGTTTTTTTAGAAGGGAATATAGCTTAATCGTTACCAACATATAAATTATTAGGTCACCAAACTAAAACGTTTCAGAAGAAGCGGCGATGTCTGGGATCAAAAAACAAAGAACGGTAGGCTATGTCATTATGTTTGACTTTTGGTATGTTACGTTACTTATTTCATTCGGATCTGTGGTTGTTGGGTGGTGGGCAGACAGTGTATCAAATTGGATAACTTTTTTTCTATCTAAACATGTAGGGCACCGAAAGAGATACATTGGAGCAGAGTCGAAAGTTATTCTATAGCTAGCATTATTTCTAAACTGAAAGTTCTGTAGGAATGTTCTATGTTAAACACAATTACCTTACCCCCCCTTTTTCACCAGTTGTGTATAGAAAAATATAGCATAGAAGAATCATTCTTACCTGTTTTTAGTTAGTGGTCTACACAAGAAAGTGACCCAGTCAGTTTCAGCCACAAATCAGCGTTGGGGGTTCAGTAGACCTGTGGATTGACTGACCACTTCTCGGGAAATCACTGCAATGCGAAACTGATTCTTGGCCAATCAATTACTTTTCTAGTTATAACAATAGGTAGATTATACGGCCACATTATATAATATTCCACCGATGTTCTTTACAGTATTTGCATTTTATAGCCCTATAGATATTTTATAATAACATGTCGTTTATTGTATAGAATGTATTATAAGTCTTACTATATGATAGTGTATGATGTGCTTCACAATTTCAAATAGCTGAGATGTTATTAAGGCTTGTGACATATTTAGTGATGGTATCTAGGCTATACATTTGGATCTGTCTTATGGCCTCTCTAAACAGTGAACCAAGTTGTTCCAGTTGGACTGGTTTTAATTAAGTTTATCCATGTCCCTAACAACAAGGGCTCATTGAGGAGTTAGGTCTGCTGGAGCGAGGCTACAGTAACAGTGAGCCACTATGAGAGTCACTAATGAATGAAGCTCAGATCTCACGTGTCTGGGCAGGCCTGGGAGAGGCACAGCCTGGCCTTTGAGGGGTTCCAACCAGCGAGCATTGGGCCTGACTGCCACACTGCAGGACTGTATGAATGAATAGGCCTGTTTGTTTCCCCCTGTCCCTCTGCAGCCCCCACCAACCTGGTCCGCCTACACACCACACAGTATGGGAAGCCACAAAGATGCAATTAGGCAGGCTGGACAAGGACTTATTAGAAGAGGCTAGAGTGACATGAGTATACCTTGTTGTATCTAGATGATCTGTACAATTAAAGCTTCCCTGGGTTAGGGTTTATCTTTCTAATATCTGTATGTGCCTGATCAGTAGTCAAATCCCTTTTACACAGGGCTCTTCAATGTCAGTCCTGGAGGGCCAAAACACTTCTGGTTTTCATCCTCtccttctaatcagggactgattcagacccGGGACACCAGGTAAGTGcaattaactaccaggtagaaacCAAAACCAGAAGTGTTTCGACTCTCCAGGACGGGAATTGAACTGCTCTGCGGTTTTACTTCTAATGATGACCCGATGAGCTGTAAACTGAGAGGAATTCTTTCAGACGGATTGTTCTGCTTGGCATTCAAACAAATGGGAAAGTATACATGTCTTGCAGAGGACTCCAGTCACTCATTATCAAGCTATCACTACAAATTACAGCACAGTTCAGTGTTTCTCAGCTGACTAAAATACTGTGTTCAGTTGCAAACCCCTAAGGCAGCATTTCTTTGTCCTGTGCTAATAGCTCAATTAGGAATGTGCAGATGTGCAATCGTGCAGTCTCTCTGTGGTTTCAGGACCTTCAGAGGGCCACTAATGTCGTGTACCAGGCTCACCATGTGAGCCGGTCCAAACGAGGCCAAGTGGTGGGCACCAGAGAGGGCTTCAGAGGTTGCACTGTCTGGCTCACTGGTAAGCAAATGCCCTCTTTATCTCTCCAATACTAGACCACAGAGTTTCACATAAGTTATGTTGGATAATGGATGTATTGCAAACTGTCACTGTGGACTAAAGGTTTGTCAGGTGCCGGAAAAACAACCGTCGGCTTTGCCCTGGAGGAGTACTTGGTGTCCCATGGTATTCCCTGCTACTCCCTGGATGGGGATAACATCAGACAGGGGCTGAACAGGAACCTTGGCTTCACCTCTGTGGACAGGGAGGAGAACATCAGGCGCATCGCTGAGGTGGCCAAGCTGTTTGCAGACGCAGGATTGGTCTGCATCACCAGCTTCATTTCTCCATTCACTaaggtgagtgagtgagggacaGTTAAACAGACACGGTTCAAATTCTACTTGATATAAAATAATCAATTGGAAAATTGTCAAAGGAGCATCTCTAAGTCATCCATTGTGATTGATCCGAGCTCTGGCCTGTATAGCTGCTATACTGTGTCTGACTGCATTCACTTCCTTTGGTATTTGGTTTTGAGAACCTCTTTTTTTGTTATGGAATTAAAATCAAGATGGCAAACATGTTGATTTTTGCTACCCAGTCTCTTTCTCCTGTGCATAGGACCGGCAAGAAGCCAAAAAGATCCATGTACAATCTGGACTGCCGTTCTTCGAGGTGTTCGTCGATGCTCCCCTGGAGGTGTGTGAGAGCAGGGATGTCAAAGGCCTCTACAAGAAGGCCCGTGCTGGAGAGATTAAAGGTACTGATCAGACTGACTCTGCCCTCCAGTGTTCCAGTTCTGTTACAGTACATTACACACAGCTACATTTACAAGTATAGATCACATGGCTTCAAAGTCTACTACTTAACATGCTGTTAAACAAGCAAAAAGAGTGGGGTTATATAATGTACAGCCAAAGCACTATATTGACTCTGCACTAAAGAAGTGTAAATGATTGACAAAGTCCTTAACAGGTTTCCTGACCCCATCCCCTTAGGCTTTACGGGCATTGATTCGCCTTTTGAGAAGCCTGAGTCACCTGATCTTGTGCTGAAGACTGGAGAGATCTCAGCGAATGAGTGCATCCAGCAGGTGGTCGAGCTGCTTAAGGAACAGGTGAGTCTATCTATGGTCCCTGAGACCTCGCTGGGCCTCGCCTGTCTGTGGTGTATTCCTCATTGTATCTCTACCGTGAGGAAAATGTCCTAGTCATTGGAAATTGACTTGTTAATGTACTATCACATTGATCCTTTTGTTTTGTAGAACATTGTGCCCACTGGTGTGACAGAGGAAGTGACTGAGCTCTTTGTGCCAGAGAACAAGCTGGACTTGGCACTGAGCGACGCCAAGACACTGCCTACCGTCAGCATCACCAAGGTAACAAATCCTTCTTCTATGCACATTTTGGGGTTTGACACACACAATCTGACCCTTCATGTTGAGTGGTAACACCTGATGGGACCACACCCTACTGACGTTTTGTTCTGTATTTCCTGTAGCTGGACCTCCAGTGGGTGCAGGTGCTGGCAGAGGGCTGGGCCAGCCCCCTCAAGGGCTTCATGAGGGAGAGGGAGTTCCTGCAGGTTCTGCACTTCGACACTCTTCTGGATGGTAATACTGGTATTTTATAACTTCATAGACGACACAGTTTAATGTAGCATATGCTCATATCAATTGAATGGATTGTTCTTAATAGGGCCCATGTTCGTCTGTAATATCATGTTCTATTGACATGTTAtgcacatgtaacaacacctactTCTACCTCACATAAAGTCAATAGCGCTCACAATGAGCCAACAGAGGTCTGTTGACTTTTCTGTCAGTGACATAGAATGACATGTGGTTGGCAGGTGGAAACATCAACCTCTCTGTGCCGATCGTCCTGCCCGTTTCCAAAGAGAGCAAAGAGAAGCTGGACGGCTGCGCAGCGTTCGCACTTGAGTTCAAAGGTTGCAGAGTGGCAATTCTCCGCAACCCTGAGTTTTATGAACATCGGAAGGAAGAGCGTTGTGCCAGGCAGTGGGGAACCACATGTCCTCAGCATCCTTACATCAAGGTTAGAATTGCCTTTTAGAACTGTCCCTGTTAATATCATGAACTTGCTTGTCAACAG
This genomic stretch from Salvelinus namaycush isolate Seneca chromosome 4, SaNama_1.0, whole genome shotgun sequence harbors:
- the papss2b gene encoding bifunctional 3'-phosphoadenosine 5'-phosphosulfate synthase 2b isoform X2 — its product is MSGIKKQRTDLQRATNVVYQAHHVSRSKRGQVVGTREGFRGCTVWLTGLSGAGKTTVGFALEEYLVSHGIPCYSLDGDNIRQGLNRNLGFTSVDREENIRRIAEVAKLFADAGLVCITSFISPFTKDRQEAKKIHVQSGLPFFEVFVDAPLEVCESRDVKGLYKKARAGEIKGFTGIDSPFEKPESPDLVLKTGEISANECIQQVVELLKEQNIVPTGVTEEVTELFVPENKLDLALSDAKTLPTVSITKLDLQWVQVLAEGWASPLKGFMREREFLQVLHFDTLLDGGNINLSVPIVLPVSKESKEKLDGCAAFALEFKGCRVAILRNPEFYEHRKEERCARQWGTTCPQHPYIKMVMEGGDWLVGGDLEVLEQIKWNDGLDQYRFTPRELKQKFKEMKADAIFAFQLRNPVHNGHALLMQDTKRRLLERGYKNPVLLLHPLGGWTKDDDVPLDWRIKQHAAVLEEGVLDPASTIVAIFPSPMMYAGPTEVQWHCRARMIAGANFYIVGRDPAGMPHPETKQSLYEPTHGAKVLTMAPGLPSVEIIPFRLAAYNKTKRSMDFYDKERHQEFEFISGTKMRRMARSGENPPDGFMANKAWKVLTEYYSSLQKDE
- the papss2b gene encoding bifunctional 3'-phosphoadenosine 5'-phosphosulfate synthase 2b isoform X1, encoding MCNRAVSLWFQDLQRATNVVYQAHHVSRSKRGQVVGTREGFRGCTVWLTGLSGAGKTTVGFALEEYLVSHGIPCYSLDGDNIRQGLNRNLGFTSVDREENIRRIAEVAKLFADAGLVCITSFISPFTKDRQEAKKIHVQSGLPFFEVFVDAPLEVCESRDVKGLYKKARAGEIKGFTGIDSPFEKPESPDLVLKTGEISANECIQQVVELLKEQNIVPTGVTEEVTELFVPENKLDLALSDAKTLPTVSITKLDLQWVQVLAEGWASPLKGFMREREFLQVLHFDTLLDGGNINLSVPIVLPVSKESKEKLDGCAAFALEFKGCRVAILRNPEFYEHRKEERCARQWGTTCPQHPYIKMVMEGGDWLVGGDLEVLEQIKWNDGLDQYRFTPRELKQKFKEMKADAIFAFQLRNPVHNGHALLMQDTKRRLLERGYKNPVLLLHPLGGWTKDDDVPLDWRIKQHAAVLEEGVLDPASTIVAIFPSPMMYAGPTEVQWHCRARMIAGANFYIVGRDPAGMPHPETKQSLYEPTHGAKVLTMAPGLPSVEIIPFRLAAYNKTKRSMDFYDKERHQEFEFISGTKMRRMARSGENPPDGFMANKAWKVLTEYYSSLQKDE